Proteins from one Listeria weihenstephanensis genomic window:
- a CDS encoding sugar phosphate isomerase/epimerase family protein encodes MKLGVFTPLFANLSLDEMLDKVAAAGLGAVEIGTGGNPGNHHCPTDELLASEEARLAYLKKFDDRGIIISAFSCHDNPISPDPEEARAADEILRKTIRLASMMGVPVVNTFSGTAGDSDEAKAPNWPVAPWPTVYSDIKKWQWEEKLIPYWKEIGRLAEEYDVKIGIELHGGFLVHTPHTILELRAATSPAIGANLDPSHLWWQGIDPVGAIKILGKEGAIHHFHAKDTYLDQDNINRYGLLDMQPYGDVQTRAWTFRSVGCGHSVNEWSDMMSALRTFGYDYVVSIEHEDPLMSIDEGFQRAVTNLQSILITEEPLDMWWA; translated from the coding sequence ATGAAATTAGGCGTATTTACACCACTATTTGCAAATTTAAGTTTGGATGAAATGCTGGATAAGGTGGCTGCGGCAGGTCTTGGAGCAGTAGAAATTGGAACAGGTGGGAATCCTGGAAACCATCATTGCCCAACCGATGAATTACTCGCAAGCGAAGAAGCACGTTTGGCGTATTTGAAGAAGTTTGACGATCGTGGAATCATCATTAGTGCGTTTAGTTGTCATGATAATCCGATTTCACCGGATCCAGAAGAAGCGCGCGCAGCCGATGAAATTTTGCGAAAAACGATTCGTTTGGCGTCGATGATGGGCGTTCCAGTCGTGAACACGTTCTCAGGGACAGCGGGTGACAGTGATGAAGCGAAAGCTCCAAACTGGCCAGTAGCGCCTTGGCCAACGGTTTACAGCGATATCAAAAAATGGCAATGGGAAGAAAAGTTAATCCCTTATTGGAAAGAAATCGGGCGTTTAGCAGAAGAATATGACGTTAAAATTGGCATCGAGCTTCACGGCGGATTCCTTGTTCACACACCACATACGATTCTAGAATTACGCGCAGCAACCAGTCCAGCAATCGGCGCAAACCTTGATCCGAGTCATTTATGGTGGCAAGGCATCGATCCCGTCGGAGCTATTAAGATTCTCGGCAAAGAAGGCGCGATTCACCATTTCCACGCCAAAGACACGTATCTTGATCAAGATAACATTAACCGCTACGGCCTGCTCGATATGCAACCATATGGCGATGTCCAAACACGTGCGTGGACGTTCCGTTCGGTCGGTTGTGGGCATAGCGTGAACGAATGGTCAGACATGATGAGTGCCCTGCGCACGTTCGGCTATGACTACGTTGTCAGCATTGAGCATGAAGATCCGCTCATGTCGATTGACGAAGGTTTCCAGCGCGCGGTGACTAATTTGCAATCCATTTTGATAACAGAAGAACCGCTTGACATGTGGTGGGCGTAA
- a CDS encoding acyltransferase family protein: MTKTNRIDWMDTAKGIGIFLVVWGHFYASDTLKIVIYGFHMPLFFFLSGYLYKERAMSFLAFVKKKSKQLLLPFLMFQAVTFLIVNGLTFVASKQLDASPIKLVSEFFFLNGDLGFNSPLWFLVVLFSVEILFFLFMRYIPKGQGLVVLAFLLLAVLLSTQSGDRFTFGLHIVPLSWLFYYAGFQCHAWYFLTWHLLNKWYNILLMGFSYLWTLFYLNQGQVVGFRSNNLGNFLIFAVASILGILVFCLICKKIGKSKLWGQFGRQSLFIMGTHYFFLIFFSNIWKIITDNPLNAAYPTWTTFLMTCFAFTIYYLFFRIQAFMYKSK, encoded by the coding sequence ATGACGAAGACAAACCGCATTGATTGGATGGATACAGCGAAAGGAATTGGCATTTTTCTTGTTGTTTGGGGTCATTTTTATGCTAGCGATACCTTGAAAATAGTCATATACGGCTTTCATATGCCCCTTTTCTTCTTTTTATCGGGTTATCTTTATAAAGAACGCGCGATGTCATTTTTAGCCTTTGTGAAGAAAAAAAGCAAACAGTTGCTGCTCCCATTTTTGATGTTTCAAGCTGTCACTTTCCTAATCGTGAATGGATTGACTTTTGTGGCGTCTAAACAGTTAGACGCATCTCCAATCAAGTTGGTGTCCGAATTCTTTTTCCTCAATGGGGATTTAGGATTTAATAGCCCGCTTTGGTTTTTAGTCGTATTATTTAGTGTCGAAATTCTTTTTTTCCTATTTATGCGCTATATTCCAAAGGGACAAGGCCTTGTTGTGTTGGCATTCCTTCTGCTAGCTGTCTTATTAAGTACGCAAAGCGGGGACAGATTTACATTTGGTCTGCATATTGTTCCGCTGAGCTGGTTATTTTACTATGCAGGCTTTCAATGCCACGCGTGGTATTTTTTAACATGGCATTTATTAAACAAATGGTATAATATCTTACTAATGGGATTTTCCTATTTATGGACATTATTTTATCTAAATCAAGGACAGGTTGTTGGTTTTCGAAGTAATAACTTAGGCAATTTCTTGATATTCGCCGTTGCCTCTATATTAGGTATTCTCGTTTTCTGCCTTATCTGTAAAAAAATCGGAAAATCTAAGTTATGGGGGCAATTTGGGAGACAATCTCTTTTCATCATGGGAACGCACTATTTTTTCCTCATTTTCTTCTCGAATATCTGGAAAATCATCACCGATAACCCGCTAAACGCAGCCTATCCAACTTGGACAACGTTTCTTATGACCTGTTTTGCATTCACCATTTATTACCTGTTCTTCCGTATCCAAGCGTTCATGTATAAATCAAAATAA
- a CDS encoding sugar phosphate isomerase/epimerase family protein produces MTKPIAIQLWSVQEACREDFFGTLERIAEMGYDGVEFAGYYDRSAADLKAKLAELGLGIAGSHIPYEKLRDELDTVIAFEQELGNDYIVCPWADFETEAEWIEFAKSLRVIAEQVRARGLHFVYHNHAHEFKRLGNDYILDVLLAGVHGLEVELDTYWVHHAGVDVVPYMERWADRMPLVHLKDMKRDPVVESTEIGNGVLAVKRFAELAEQNGVKWLIIEQEAFDKDQLLSVEIGLKNLRKMVGK; encoded by the coding sequence ATGACAAAACCAATTGCGATTCAGTTATGGAGTGTGCAGGAGGCGTGTCGGGAGGATTTCTTTGGGACGCTTGAGAGGATCGCTGAGATGGGCTATGACGGCGTGGAATTTGCGGGATATTATGATCGTTCAGCGGCGGATTTGAAGGCGAAATTGGCGGAGCTGGGACTTGGGATTGCGGGCTCGCATATTCCGTACGAGAAGTTGCGCGATGAGCTGGACACGGTGATTGCGTTTGAGCAGGAGCTGGGCAATGACTATATCGTTTGTCCGTGGGCGGATTTTGAGACGGAAGCGGAGTGGATCGAATTTGCGAAGTCGCTGCGTGTGATTGCGGAACAGGTTCGGGCGAGAGGGCTTCATTTTGTTTATCATAACCATGCGCATGAGTTTAAACGCCTCGGCAATGATTACATTTTGGACGTGTTGCTCGCGGGTGTTCACGGGTTGGAAGTGGAGCTGGATACGTATTGGGTGCATCACGCGGGTGTTGACGTGGTGCCATATATGGAGCGTTGGGCGGACCGGATGCCACTCGTGCATTTAAAAGATATGAAACGCGATCCTGTTGTGGAAAGCACGGAGATTGGCAACGGCGTACTTGCGGTGAAGCGGTTTGCTGAGCTTGCCGAGCAGAACGGCGTGAAATGGCTAATCATTGAACAAGAGGCATTCGATAAAGATCAGCTTTTGAGCGTCGAAATCGGCCTGAAAAATTTGAGAAAGATGGTGGGCAAATAA
- a CDS encoding MBL fold metallo-hydrolase: protein MVGISGLATGLLQENCYVISDDKNCLIVDPGSDAENIIAKVEETGTKPVAILLTHSHYDHIGALEEIRTHYGVQVYVSPLEQEWLGNPELNGSVGMSQYSKEEIICVPAENEFEIRDYTIEGFEFRVVPTPGHSIGSVSFIFDDFVVVGDALFKGSIGRSDLYTGDFDTLIQSITSQLLVLPDETRVYSGHGDATTIGHEKATNPYLT, encoded by the coding sequence ATGGTGGGAATTAGTGGTTTAGCAACGGGTTTGTTGCAGGAGAATTGTTACGTGATTTCGGATGATAAAAATTGTTTAATTGTCGATCCAGGAAGTGACGCAGAAAATATCATCGCAAAAGTGGAAGAAACGGGGACGAAGCCGGTCGCGATTTTGTTGACGCATTCTCATTACGATCATATCGGGGCGCTGGAGGAGATTCGGACGCATTACGGGGTGCAGGTTTATGTGAGTCCGCTAGAGCAGGAATGGCTCGGGAATCCGGAGTTGAACGGTTCGGTTGGTATGTCGCAATATAGCAAAGAGGAAATCATTTGCGTGCCTGCGGAGAACGAGTTTGAGATTCGCGACTATACTATAGAAGGATTCGAGTTCCGTGTAGTACCGACACCAGGGCATTCAATCGGCAGTGTGAGCTTTATTTTCGATGATTTTGTGGTCGTTGGGGACGCGTTATTTAAAGGAAGTATCGGGCGTTCGGACTTGTACACGGGCGATTTTGATACGTTGATTCAAAGCATTACGAGTCAGTTGTTGGTTCTGCCTGATGAGACGCGTGTGTATTCGGGGCACGGGGACGCAACGACGATTGGCCATGAAAAAGCGACAAATCCATATTTAACGTGA
- a CDS encoding ThuA domain-containing protein — protein MTKVTVWNEFRHEKESEEVAAIYPDGIHGQIASFLTASGLDVKTATLDEPEHGLTEAVLAETDVLVWWGHIAHDQVDEEIVNRVHKRILEGMGLVVLHSGHMSKIFMKLMGTSCDLKWREADEKERLWVVAPNHPITDGVPEYIDLEKEEMYGEHFDVPAPEELIFISWFEGGHVFRSGATYKRGNGKIFYFQPGHETYPTYYNESIQKVITNGVNWCAPTSWVYPKYGNAEPLEKIGGK, from the coding sequence ATGACGAAAGTAACAGTATGGAATGAATTTCGCCATGAAAAAGAGAGCGAAGAAGTTGCTGCGATTTATCCAGATGGTATTCACGGTCAGATTGCGAGCTTTTTAACGGCTTCAGGGCTTGATGTCAAAACGGCGACGCTTGATGAGCCAGAGCATGGTTTGACGGAAGCAGTCTTAGCCGAGACGGATGTCCTTGTTTGGTGGGGCCACATTGCGCACGATCAAGTCGACGAGGAAATAGTAAACCGTGTTCATAAGCGAATTTTGGAAGGAATGGGCTTAGTCGTGTTGCATTCAGGTCACATGTCGAAAATTTTCATGAAGTTGATGGGGACGAGTTGCGATTTGAAATGGCGCGAGGCGGATGAGAAAGAACGGCTTTGGGTCGTGGCACCGAATCACCCGATCACGGATGGCGTTCCAGAATATATTGACCTTGAAAAAGAGGAGATGTACGGCGAGCATTTTGATGTTCCAGCTCCAGAAGAATTGATTTTCATAAGCTGGTTTGAAGGTGGACATGTTTTCCGCAGTGGGGCTACATACAAGCGCGGCAACGGCAAGATTTTCTACTTCCAACCGGGGCACGAAACATATCCAACCTATTACAATGAATCGATTCAAAAAGTGATCACGAACGGCGTCAACTGGTGTGCCCCGACTTCTTGGGTGTACCCGAAATACGGTAACGCAGAACCACTAGAAAAGATCGGAGGAAAATAA
- a CDS encoding leucine-rich repeat domain-containing protein — protein sequence MNTFIKKSIILFILPMVLLSHFQLTTIAAEQEYRIGDLFPDPILAETIATTLKKSPTDLVTKTQLTKFGSLVIKNQKVRDLTGLEYLTNITGLQLTNTDVADLTPISNITALKTITLTYNKIRDISPLKKLINTKNLQLQGNQISDIAVLSSLTNLTSLNLYSNQVSNISPLSMLAKATTFDLGLNRIQDVAPLARLTTLQSLQLNSNEIKDIEPLQNLTALSVLGLFANNISDITPLRNLVTLTSLDFTRNQITDISSLNQLTHLTYLKANENNIKDASIVRQFPELTYLNLADNELTNIIDLQNLVLLQQLNISGNHLTNLEPLKNLTNLISFFAINQQVTAPVTKLGESASVFLKDKDEQPLVIDTSAAYHLSDNFLVWDEAGKHQLTWQNNEGTFSGNLTQDVQKVTQVFLDDFMLGDKYITGIYSNPDVTQMSVQINQKVYYGGDVINHKLKFYIEGKITQATDVVIIKTYNKKSEVLETTELTVEQIPASIAKWKSANVLFLGDSITAGLRANIAYPNIVAKQLRFPTLQNEGISGATIAQNDASSVQSLVQQLEALDTSKITDVVIFGGTNDFYYETPMGTLNRSDKNTFYGALNTIAAKLKAQNKKIYFVTPMWRSRQLAGDGKDSDNFSNNNGVYLNDYATAIKNVAQKYQAPCLDLYSEKEMYDYSLIDGVHPNDEGQYFIGNEIAAWMNGDAANWK from the coding sequence GTGAACACGTTTATAAAAAAAAGTATTATTTTATTCATCTTACCAATGGTTTTATTAAGTCATTTTCAACTAACAACGATTGCAGCGGAACAAGAATACAGAATTGGGGACTTATTTCCCGATCCAATTCTGGCTGAAACAATCGCAACTACACTTAAAAAAAGTCCAACTGATCTAGTCACCAAAACGCAACTCACCAAATTCGGTTCTCTAGTCATCAAAAATCAAAAAGTACGCGATTTAACAGGACTTGAGTACTTAACAAACATCACAGGTCTCCAACTCACCAATACAGATGTTGCGGATTTAACGCCAATCAGCAATATAACAGCTTTAAAAACTATTACATTGACTTATAATAAAATTAGGGACATCTCACCACTGAAAAAACTAATAAATACGAAAAACTTACAGCTACAAGGGAATCAAATAAGTGATATCGCAGTTCTAAGTAGCTTAACGAACCTAACAAGCCTTAATTTATACAGCAACCAAGTATCAAATATTAGCCCGCTTTCCATGCTAGCAAAAGCTACAACATTTGATCTTGGCCTAAATCGTATCCAAGATGTTGCGCCACTTGCACGCTTAACAACGCTACAATCTTTACAATTAAATTCAAACGAAATAAAAGACATTGAACCATTACAAAACCTAACTGCATTATCGGTACTAGGTCTGTTCGCAAACAACATCAGCGATATTACGCCGCTTCGAAACTTAGTGACATTAACCAGTCTAGACTTTACGCGAAATCAGATTACAGACATAAGTAGTCTAAATCAACTCACGCATCTAACGTACCTCAAAGCAAATGAAAATAATATCAAAGATGCTAGTATCGTTCGTCAATTTCCAGAATTAACATATTTAAATTTAGCCGATAACGAGCTAACAAACATCATAGACTTACAAAATCTCGTTTTACTGCAACAACTAAACATATCTGGAAATCATCTGACAAATCTCGAACCTTTGAAAAATTTAACAAATCTAATCAGTTTTTTTGCGATTAATCAACAGGTTACAGCACCCGTGACAAAATTGGGCGAGAGCGCATCTGTTTTTTTGAAAGATAAAGATGAGCAACCGCTTGTTATCGATACATCGGCGGCATATCATCTAAGCGATAATTTCCTAGTCTGGGATGAAGCTGGGAAACACCAATTAACTTGGCAGAACAACGAAGGCACTTTTAGCGGCAACTTGACACAAGACGTACAGAAAGTTACGCAGGTCTTTTTAGACGATTTCATGTTGGGAGATAAATACATAACAGGAATTTACAGTAATCCTGATGTCACTCAAATGAGCGTGCAGATCAACCAAAAAGTATACTATGGTGGCGACGTGATTAATCATAAGCTTAAGTTTTATATTGAAGGGAAAATAACGCAAGCAACGGACGTGGTGATCATTAAAACGTATAATAAGAAAAGCGAAGTACTAGAAACGACCGAGCTTACGGTAGAACAAATACCTGCTAGTATCGCAAAATGGAAGTCTGCCAATGTCCTATTTTTAGGAGACAGCATCACGGCAGGACTCCGGGCGAATATTGCTTATCCGAATATTGTAGCGAAACAATTACGTTTCCCAACGCTACAAAATGAAGGAATTAGCGGTGCAACAATTGCGCAAAACGATGCTTCTTCCGTGCAATCGTTAGTACAGCAGCTAGAAGCGCTCGATACTTCTAAAATCACCGATGTTGTGATTTTCGGTGGGACGAATGACTTTTACTATGAGACGCCAATGGGAACATTAAATAGGAGCGATAAAAACACTTTTTATGGCGCGCTAAACACGATAGCAGCTAAACTAAAAGCGCAGAATAAAAAAATATACTTTGTCACCCCGATGTGGCGTTCTCGGCAATTAGCTGGAGATGGGAAGGATTCCGATAATTTCTCGAATAATAATGGGGTTTATTTGAATGATTACGCGACAGCTATTAAAAATGTAGCACAAAAATATCAGGCACCTTGTTTGGATTTGTATAGCGAAAAAGAGATGTATGATTATTCATTAATTGATGGCGTACATCCAAATGACGAAGGGCAGTATTTTATAGGAAATGAAATAGCCGCGTGGATGAATGGTGATGCGGCAAACTGGAAGTAA
- a CDS encoding VOC family protein, whose translation MRINLASIFVDDQEKALRFYTEILGFVKKEDVPVTEKFRWITVVSKEEPDGVELVLEPDENPAVGPFKASIYAQGIPFTSFAVDDVYAEHERLRGLGVVFTKDPASHGQVTIAVFDDTCGNLIQIMHMNEAA comes from the coding sequence ATGAGGATTAATTTAGCGAGTATTTTTGTAGATGATCAAGAGAAAGCGTTGCGATTTTATACGGAAATTTTAGGATTTGTGAAAAAAGAGGATGTGCCAGTAACGGAGAAATTTCGCTGGATTACGGTCGTGTCAAAAGAGGAGCCGGATGGTGTGGAGCTGGTTTTAGAGCCGGATGAGAACCCCGCGGTGGGACCTTTTAAAGCGTCGATTTATGCGCAGGGGATTCCATTTACGTCGTTTGCGGTCGATGATGTTTACGCGGAACATGAGCGGTTGCGCGGGCTTGGCGTCGTGTTTACGAAGGACCCGGCGTCGCACGGACAGGTGACGATTGCGGTTTTTGATGATACGTGTGGGAATTTGATTCAGATTATGCATATGAACGAGGCGGCGTAG
- a CDS encoding adenylyltransferase/cytidyltransferase family protein: MRKNYKIGYTTGVYDMFHIGHLNLLKRAKEQCEYLIVGVTIDELVSYKKKRAIIPFEERMEIVKQISYVDEVVPQINMNKMEAWQRLSFDTIFVGDDWKGSDTWNQFEVDFNKVGVTIEYLPYTKGTSSTQLRKTLQMINGR; the protein is encoded by the coding sequence ATGCGCAAAAATTACAAAATAGGCTATACCACAGGCGTTTACGATATGTTTCACATCGGTCATCTTAACCTATTAAAACGAGCGAAAGAACAGTGCGAATATCTTATTGTCGGAGTCACCATAGATGAACTCGTTTCCTATAAGAAAAAACGAGCGATTATCCCATTTGAAGAACGCATGGAGATTGTCAAACAAATTAGCTATGTGGATGAGGTTGTTCCACAAATTAATATGAATAAAATGGAAGCATGGCAACGACTTTCTTTCGACACTATTTTTGTCGGGGATGATTGGAAGGGCAGCGACACGTGGAATCAATTCGAAGTTGATTTTAACAAAGTAGGCGTTACCATTGAGTATTTACCTTACACGAAAGGCACCTCTTCTACCCAACTGCGCAAGACACTCCAAATGATTAACGGGAGGTAA
- a CDS encoding Gfo/Idh/MocA family protein translates to MTLKIGIIGCGGIANGKHMPSLANVAEAEMVAFCDIVEERAEKAKVDFGVDNASVYTDYKDLLADKTIDVIHVCTPNISHAEISIAAMEAGKHVMCEKPMAKTTAEAQAMIDASKKTGKKLTIGYQNRFRKDSQYLHTVCENNELGEIYYAKAKAIRRRAVPTWGVFLDEEAQGGGPLIDIGTHALDLTLWMMDNYKPKYVVGNAYHKLSQRENAANAWGPWDPSKFTVEDSAFGFITMENGATIVLESSWALNTLDVGEAKTSLCGTEGGADMEDGLRINGEAHSQMFETEIQLEAGGVDFYDGEGDDPAVLEAQQWVDSILNNTEATVKPEQALVVTQILEAIYESSQTGQPVFFK, encoded by the coding sequence ATGACGTTGAAAATTGGAATTATAGGTTGTGGCGGTATTGCAAATGGGAAACATATGCCGAGTTTGGCGAATGTAGCAGAAGCAGAAATGGTCGCGTTTTGCGATATCGTAGAAGAACGTGCGGAGAAAGCTAAGGTAGATTTCGGTGTGGATAATGCAAGCGTATACACGGATTACAAGGATTTACTAGCAGATAAAACGATTGATGTGATCCATGTTTGTACACCGAATATTTCTCACGCGGAGATTTCGATTGCGGCAATGGAAGCTGGAAAACACGTGATGTGCGAGAAACCAATGGCGAAAACAACGGCGGAAGCGCAAGCGATGATTGATGCGAGTAAAAAGACTGGCAAAAAGTTAACGATTGGCTATCAAAACCGATTCCGGAAAGATTCGCAGTACTTGCATACCGTTTGTGAAAATAATGAACTAGGCGAGATTTATTATGCGAAGGCAAAAGCGATTCGTCGTCGTGCGGTGCCAACTTGGGGCGTATTTTTAGATGAAGAGGCGCAAGGTGGCGGACCGTTGATTGATATCGGGACTCATGCACTTGATTTAACGCTTTGGATGATGGACAATTACAAACCGAAATATGTGGTTGGAAATGCGTATCATAAATTATCGCAACGTGAAAATGCAGCGAATGCTTGGGGACCTTGGGATCCTTCGAAATTTACTGTAGAAGACTCAGCGTTTGGTTTTATTACGATGGAAAACGGCGCAACGATTGTGTTGGAATCTAGCTGGGCACTAAATACGTTGGACGTTGGTGAGGCGAAAACATCGCTTTGTGGAACGGAAGGTGGCGCAGATATGGAAGACGGTTTGCGGATTAATGGTGAAGCGCATAGCCAAATGTTTGAGACGGAAATTCAGTTGGAAGCGGGCGGTGTTGACTTTTATGATGGTGAAGGCGATGATCCTGCGGTACTTGAGGCACAGCAGTGGGTTGATAGTATTTTAAACAACACGGAAGCTACTGTAAAACCGGAACAAGCACTTGTTGTGACGCAAATTTTAGAAGCGATTTATGAGTCTTCACAAACGGGACAACCGGTATTTTTCAAATAA
- a CDS encoding helix-turn-helix transcriptional regulator, with amino-acid sequence MGLYLEFPALDKDFPMRSFTNEGGVIVYPHWHKEIELIYVIEGRLNLGVNDVPIQMAEGEIYVINGGDVHYFLASPNSERIVLQFDLNVFQEFSLTEDEGKRLRDLFLHVSPSSADWNPDVAKLVAELMQVIHLESSQRKAGYRYVVKAKLYEMLAVLERDVRRLVRDSTEDATSKSQETLEKLQQIFAYVEDHYQETITLQQVADHVGFSSYYFTKLFKRNMGITFMAFVNDYRLSKAKWILMNEETPVTEVAELAGFSSVKTFHHAFKRAMGVSPLKYRKTIFGNN; translated from the coding sequence GTGGGACTGTATTTGGAGTTTCCAGCGCTAGATAAGGATTTTCCGATGCGGAGTTTTACGAATGAGGGTGGCGTCATTGTGTATCCTCACTGGCACAAGGAGATTGAGCTGATTTACGTGATTGAGGGGCGTTTGAACCTTGGCGTGAATGATGTGCCGATTCAGATGGCGGAAGGCGAGATTTATGTGATTAATGGTGGCGATGTGCATTATTTTTTGGCATCGCCGAACAGTGAACGGATTGTGTTGCAGTTTGACTTGAATGTTTTTCAGGAGTTTTCGCTCACGGAGGATGAGGGCAAGCGGTTGCGCGATTTGTTTTTGCATGTGTCGCCGTCGAGTGCGGATTGGAATCCAGATGTGGCGAAGCTAGTTGCGGAATTGATGCAGGTGATTCATCTGGAGAGTTCGCAGCGCAAGGCGGGTTATCGCTATGTTGTGAAGGCGAAATTGTACGAGATGTTGGCGGTTTTGGAGCGGGATGTGCGGAGACTTGTGCGCGATTCTACGGAGGACGCGACAAGTAAATCGCAGGAAACGCTTGAGAAATTGCAACAGATTTTTGCGTATGTGGAGGATCACTATCAGGAGACCATTACGTTGCAACAAGTCGCGGATCATGTCGGCTTTAGTTCGTATTATTTTACGAAGTTGTTCAAGCGCAATATGGGGATTACGTTTATGGCTTTTGTGAATGATTACCGACTAAGCAAGGCGAAATGGATCTTGATGAATGAAGAGACTCCAGTGACAGAAGTGGCGGAACTGGCGGGTTTTAGTAGCGTGAAGACGTTTCACCATGCGTTTAAGCGAGCGATGGGTGTATCGCCACTCAAATATAGGAAGACAATATTCGGGAATAATTAA
- a CDS encoding Gfo/Idh/MocA family protein gives MKNLVIVGFGGMGSYHVELVGAASGITVTGVYDIAPERIQAAKDKDLETYASFEDVLADEKIDAVLIATPNDSHRELAIQALEAGKNVVCEKPVTITSADLEAILTVAKKENRTFMVHQNRRWDSDFLIVRDMVQKEAQIGNVFHIESRVQGANGIPGDWRHLKAQGGGMVLDWGVHLLDQLLFMTDSKIKTVSANLSYILGDEVDDGFTSFITFENGVTALIEVGTTNYVKLPRWYVKGTDGTALIQDWDLSGEIIAPDRTVAKVEPTPIQAGQGLTKTMAPPSEESTTRSPITKVEADMPGFYDNFAAVLNGEAEPIVKNDEVHRVLRLIEAIFEAGEQNKVVYFKEL, from the coding sequence ATGAAGAATTTAGTTATAGTAGGTTTTGGCGGCATGGGAAGTTATCATGTGGAGCTCGTTGGCGCGGCTAGCGGGATTACGGTAACTGGTGTTTACGATATTGCGCCAGAACGGATCCAAGCAGCCAAGGATAAAGATCTCGAAACATATGCGAGCTTTGAGGACGTACTTGCAGATGAAAAAATTGATGCAGTACTGATTGCAACGCCAAATGATAGCCACCGAGAACTTGCGATCCAAGCACTAGAAGCGGGTAAGAACGTAGTTTGTGAGAAGCCGGTCACCATCACGAGTGCGGATCTAGAAGCGATTCTAACCGTTGCAAAAAAAGAAAACCGAACGTTCATGGTTCACCAAAATAGACGTTGGGATTCCGACTTCCTAATCGTACGCGACATGGTTCAAAAAGAAGCTCAAATCGGTAACGTATTCCACATCGAATCTCGTGTACAAGGCGCAAATGGGATTCCTGGCGATTGGCGCCATCTGAAAGCACAAGGCGGCGGCATGGTCCTCGATTGGGGTGTACATTTACTCGATCAACTCCTATTCATGACCGACAGCAAAATCAAGACCGTATCAGCGAACTTAAGCTACATTCTTGGCGATGAAGTCGATGACGGATTCACAAGTTTTATCACCTTCGAGAACGGTGTTACAGCCCTTATCGAAGTTGGTACTACAAACTATGTGAAGCTACCACGCTGGTACGTCAAAGGTACAGATGGCACCGCGCTCATCCAAGATTGGGATTTAAGTGGCGAAATCATCGCGCCAGATCGCACCGTTGCTAAAGTTGAGCCAACGCCAATTCAAGCGGGGCAAGGCCTCACAAAAACAATGGCACCACCATCTGAAGAATCCACAACAAGAAGTCCAATCACGAAAGTAGAGGCGGATATGCCAGGTTTCTACGACAATTTTGCAGCAGTTCTAAACGGCGAAGCAGAACCAATCGTAAAAAATGATGAAGTGCATCGCGTTCTCCGCCTAATCGAAGCAATTTTCGAAGCAGGCGAACAGAATAAAGTAGTCTATTTCAAAGAGCTATAA